CGAATCGGGGCGCCTGGCCCGCCGTGTAGAACAGGCTATCGAGACCGCCGAACTCGAATACCGTTCGCCGCACCAAGCGCGCGAGACTCTCGTCGTCCCGGACGTCCAGCGCGACACCAATGGCGCGGCCCGGGTACGTTGTCTTGATCCCGGCCGCTACCGCCTCGGCGGACCCGCCGTCGAGGTCAGCGACCACGACGTGCGCGCCTTCCTCGACGAAACGCCGGGCCGCAGCCTGTCCGATCCCGCTCCCGCCGCCGATCACAACCGCTATGTGGCGGGGGAGCAGCAACGAGGCTTTCTCTTTGGCGTCCTGTTCGTCAACCTTCCGCCGCTCGAGAGGCCAGTGCTCGAACTCGAAGACGTCCGCCTCGGAAAGGAACCGGAACGCGTCGATCGCCTCCGCGTTCGCGATCGTCTCGAGCACGGCCCGATAACACAGATTCGCCGTGACGGCGCTCCGCTTGTCCCGGGACGCGGTGATCATCCCGAGACCTGGTGCAAGCACGACCTTTGCCCAGTCGTCGAGCGGAGCCTCGCCATTGGTGGCGTGCCGCGCGTGATAGTCCTCGTATTCCTTCCGCTGCCGCCCGAGCTGAGAGCGGACCACCGCGGCCGTCTCCTCCGGGGGTGCGGTCGGATCGAGGTCCAGCCACGCGGGAAGCGCCCCGGCACGCAGGATGTGTTCCGGCGTCGCCATCCCGCGGCGGGCGAGCGCGGGGAGGCCTTTGTTCGCGAGAGCGGTCAGGACATCGTCGGAGTCGTCGAAATGCAGGATGACGCGGTTCGTCGATCCAAGGGCGCCGCGAACGACGGGAAGCACGAGCTCGGCGGCGCGCCGGCGAACGTCCACCGATGGGGTCGGGACCAGCTCGGCTCGCGGCGCGGTCCGACTGCGTCGCTTCGAGAGCAGGTAGTCCTCGATCACGTTCACGGCGCGGAGCAATCGCGCGTAGCACTCCCGCGAATCCTCCCCCCACACGACCAGGCCGTGATGTGCGAGCGCGAGCCCGATGGCCCCGCGCGGCAGCCGATCCACGATGCCGCTGACCGCTCGGGCCAGGGGGAACCCCGGGCGCACGTACGGCACGTATACGATTTCTCCCGCGAACAGCTCGGCAACGAGTCGCTGCGCGACAGCATCCCCCACGTTGGTGAGGCTCATCGTCGGGACGTCGTGGGTGTGCGCGATGACCCGATGGGGGAGGAGCGAGTGAAGCGGCGTCTCCACGCTCGGCGCGGGCCCTTCAGCCAGCATCGCGCGCGCCATGAATTTCATCATTTCGGCGTCGTGCATCGTCTCGATAGTCCGCAGCGTAGCCAGGGCCGCCAGCGACAGGCGCGTGAATCCCTCCGGCCCGACCGTGCGCAAATCGGTGCCGCTTCCCTTGACCAGCAACGCATCCCCTACCTTGATCGACGTGTTACCACCGCCGGGCTGCACCAGGCGGGGTTCTTGTCCGATGAGGTTCGAGAGGTAGACGAGCTGCGCGAGGTCGTCCGCGCCGGGCGCGGGCCCGGCACCCCAACGATCGTCGATTCGCGCGGAGACGCTGTGTGCGACCATGCTTGGCAGCGAGGAGTTAGGCGCCACTAGCCCGTCCGCGGGCCGGGGCTGCCGCGTCGTGGTGGACGCAGGTGAAGTCGATGAATCCGCGCTCCGGATCTGTGTGGGTGAGCTTCAGGCGCACGCGGTCGCCGACATCGAGCCCTGCCGCACC
This portion of the Candidatus Eisenbacteria bacterium genome encodes:
- a CDS encoding SDR family oxidoreductase gives rise to the protein MVAHSVSARIDDRWGAGPAPGADDLAQLVYLSNLIGQEPRLVQPGGGNTSIKVGDALLVKGSGTDLRTVGPEGFTRLSLAALATLRTIETMHDAEMMKFMARAMLAEGPAPSVETPLHSLLPHRVIAHTHDVPTMSLTNVGDAVAQRLVAELFAGEIVYVPYVRPGFPLARAVSGIVDRLPRGAIGLALAHHGLVVWGEDSRECYARLLRAVNVIEDYLLSKRRSRTAPRAELVPTPSVDVRRRAAELVLPVVRGALGSTNRVILHFDDSDDVLTALANKGLPALARRGMATPEHILRAGALPAWLDLDPTAPPEETAAVVRSQLGRQRKEYEDYHARHATNGEAPLDDWAKVVLAPGLGMITASRDKRSAVTANLCYRAVLETIANAEAIDAFRFLSEADVFEFEHWPLERRKVDEQDAKEKASLLLPRHIAVVIGGGSGIGQAAARRFVEEGAHVVVADLDGGSAEAVAAGIKTTYPGRAIGVALDVRDDESLARLVRRTVFEFGGLDSLFYTAGQAPRFAGVTEIRREDLQHQLNVHYIGAVLAMGSAASVMRRQQLGGSIVASVSKAAMAPGRDAAAYGGSKAALLQAMRVAAVELGGDGIRVNAINADQIETPLFLKFVKERAAMRGVSVEDQLEAYRRRNVMGVSLIPAETVADLAALLASERFRYTTGDIITVDGGLPEAFPR